The Tachypleus tridentatus isolate NWPU-2018 chromosome 5, ASM421037v1, whole genome shotgun sequence genome includes a window with the following:
- the LOC143250969 gene encoding uncharacterized protein LOC143250969 isoform X3 — MMKRYVFFLALGLCICIGQSFLFPKYAVQLCFIPSQNQGQCVLCNAKTFGDTVLACTRQFGLAPPLLPDQTTCFINTCKAQITHASRAIVLTTIPITTNVLNAF, encoded by the exons AT GATGAAGCGATACGTATTTTTCCTAGCCTTAGGTCTGTGCATCTGTATCGGGCAGTCTTTTCTTTTCCCAAAATAC gcGGTACAACTTTGTTTCATTCCTTCGCAAAATCAG GGTCAGTGCGTTCTGTGCAATGCCAAAACCTTTGGTGATACG GTCCTGGCATGTACAAGACAG TTTGGACTGGCACCGCCTCTGCTTCCTGATCAGACAACATGTTTCATCAATACCTGCAAAGCT CAAATAACACATGCGTCAAGAGCAATCGTGCTGACTACAATTCCTATTACAACCAATGTGCTTAATGCTTTCTGA